A stretch of Lathyrus oleraceus cultivar Zhongwan6 chromosome 6, CAAS_Psat_ZW6_1.0, whole genome shotgun sequence DNA encodes these proteins:
- the LOC127096037 gene encoding uncharacterized protein LOC127096037: protein MLDVAAEVVTWALFRKEFLRNYFPKDVRGKKEIKFLELKQSNLSVTEYATRFVELAKLYPHYSEATTEFSKCIKFENSLCPKIKQVIGCQRIKRFPELVNNCRIYKDDSKAQSAHYNGLSERKGKQNLNLGKPYNAPADKGKQRDVDGKRPSGGGSPTPLKCYRCSELGHCVNECKNDVKKCYKCEKSGHLVAD from the coding sequence ATGTTGGATGTTGCAGCTGAAGTTGTAACTTGGGCTCTGTTCCGCAAGGAATTTTTGAGAAACTACTTTCCTAAGGATGTTCGTGGGAAGAAGGAGATTAAGTTCCTGGAGCTAAAGCAGAGTAACTTGTCTGTCACTGAGTATGCTACCAGATTTGTGGAACTTGCTAAGTTATACCCTCATTACAGTGAGGCGACAACTGAGTTCTCGAAGTGTATCAAATTCGAGAATAGTTTGTGTCCTAAAATTAAGCAGGTGATTGGATGCCAACGGATCAAGAGGTTTCCAGAGTTGGTGAACAACTGTAGAATTTATAAGGATGATAGTAAGGCTCAGTCGGCTCACTATAATGGGCTGAGTGAGAGAAAAGGAAAGCAGAATCTGAACCTTGGGAAGCCATATAATGCTCCAGCTGATAAAGGTAAACAAAGAGATGTTGATGGTAAGAGGCCAAGTGGGGGAGGCTCTCCTACTCCTCTTAAGTGCTATAGGTGCAGTGAGTTGGGTCATTGTGTCAATGAATGTAAGAATGATGTGAAGAAGTGTTACAAGTGTGAGAAGTCAGGACATCTTGTTGCTGATTGA
- the LOC127096036 gene encoding uncharacterized protein LOC127096036 — translation MQHLFKLVEDSNYVYWSRKKDESEVVRDIFWAHPESVKLLNMFPNVLIMESTYKTNKYAQPLFEVVGMTSTELTFVVAFAYMESEQTDNFSCLLYKLKLLFTKQGLWPYMILTDRDIFLMKAIETKIPKTINLLCRLGINKNVKAKCKEYVVNDMREPIEKLWYELVRANDELEYHRQLQQLEHTCIDLLELGSTKCCIWATPRLIVSRAALRHIAEEWLRVDMMGTNTQMCGCTHRKVYGLPCACELRTDTLNGETIPFDVIHIRWRRLSMKGEQEVDTKDGSEVDMTNAIDALWKRFRSLDVVVKRELKRRVCEISYPTITRMCPPPEKIKTKEWVRIRGKKPMGYDIYRDPPYHEYIDQANFKKSLKRSCSQLSQTLKKK, via the exons ATGCAACATTTGTTTAAGCTGGTAGAGGATTCAAATTATGTTTATTGGAGTAGGAAAAAAGACGAGTCAGAAGTTGTGAGAGATATCTTCTGGGCCCACCCAGAATCAGTGAAGTTGTTGAATATGTTTCCTAATGTGTTGATTATGGAAAGTACGTACAAGACAAATAAGTATGCACAACCTTTGTTTGAAGTAGTTGGTATGACATCAACTGAGTTAACATTTGTTGTTGCATTTGCCTATATGGAATCTGAGCAAACAGATAATTTTTCTTGCTTATTGTATAAGTTGAAACTGTTGTTTACTAAGCAAGGGTTATGGCCATATATGATTTTAACTGATAGAGATATTTttttgatgaaagcaattgaaacAAAAATTCCAAAGACAATTAATTTACTTTGTCGATTGGGCATCAACAAAAATGTGAAAGCAAAGTGCAAGGAGTATGTTGTGAATGATATGCGAGAGCCGATAGAGAAACTATGGTATGAACTTGTAAGGGCTAATGATGAGTTGGAGTACCATCGACAGTTGCAACAACTTGAGCACACAT gcatagatttgttggagcTTGGATCAACCAAGTGTTGCATTTGGGCAACACCTCGACTAATAG TATCAAGAGCTGCTTTGAGACACATTGCTGAGGAGTGGTTAAGGGTTGACATGATGGGTACAAACACCCAAATGTGTGGGTGTACTCATAGAAAGGTATAcgggttaccttgtgcttgtgagttaaGGACAGACACATTGAATGGTGAAACAATACCATTTGATGTTATTCATATTCGTTGGAGAAGGCTAAGCATGAAAGGTGAACAAGAGGTAGATACAAAGGATGGATCAGAGGTGGACATGACCAATGCAATTGATGCACTATGGAAAAGGTTCAGGTCACTAGATGTTGTAGTAAAAAGAGAACTAAAAAGAAGGGTGTGTGAGATTTCTTACCCCACTATAACAAGGATGTGTCCACCACCTgaaaaaataaaaaccaaagaaTGGGTAAGGATTAGAGGGAAGAAACCTATGGGATATGATATTTATCGTGATCCTCCATATCATGAGTATATTGATCAAGCAAACTTCAAAAAATCTTTAAAGAGGTCATGTTCACAGTTATCCCAAACCTTAAAGAAGAAATAA